One genomic region from Armatimonadota bacterium encodes:
- a CDS encoding LytTR family DNA-binding domain-containing protein: protein MRPFRILIVDDDPTARAHLERLLQALGQDQVETAENAYALLDRIRDSPPEVVFLDIRMPGLSGLDALRALNALPQRPRVVLVSAFDEHALEAFEAAAFDYLLKPVDPDRLRRTLERLAAEPAQGLPSRLALPTADRVVLLDPDQILYVQAQGDLIRVVTRDGTYEARTTLREVARRLPPTRFLRVHRSYLVNLDHVVELHPFFSGTMLLRLDDPHRTEIPVSRSAARFLKALLQL from the coding sequence ATGAGGCCGTTCCGGATCCTGATTGTGGACGACGATCCCACGGCCCGGGCGCACCTGGAGCGACTGCTTCAGGCTCTGGGTCAGGACCAGGTGGAAACCGCGGAGAACGCCTATGCCCTTCTGGACCGGATCCGGGACTCCCCACCGGAGGTGGTGTTCCTAGACATCCGGATGCCGGGGTTGAGCGGACTCGATGCTCTCCGTGCTCTCAACGCCCTCCCGCAGCGCCCTCGTGTGGTGCTGGTCAGTGCCTTCGACGAGCACGCCCTGGAGGCTTTCGAGGCCGCGGCCTTCGATTACCTCCTCAAGCCCGTGGACCCAGATCGCCTCCGGAGAACCCTGGAACGGCTAGCGGCTGAACCCGCTCAGGGGCTCCCCTCGCGCCTGGCCCTCCCCACCGCGGACCGGGTGGTGCTGCTGGATCCCGACCAGATCCTCTACGTGCAGGCCCAGGGCGATCTGATCCGGGTGGTGACCCGGGATGGCACCTACGAGGCCCGCACGACTCTTCGGGAGGTGGCCCGGCGCCTTCCTCCCACCCGTTTCCTCCGGGTTCACCGGAGCTACCTTGTGAACCTCGACCACGTGGTGGAGCTGCACCCGTTCTTCTCCGGGACCATGCTCCTCCGTCTGGACGACCCCCACCGCACGGAGATTCCGGTGAGCCGCTCCGCGGCTAGGTTCCTGAAAGCCCTCCTCCAGCTGTAG